In Palaemon carinicauda isolate YSFRI2023 chromosome 21, ASM3689809v2, whole genome shotgun sequence, the following proteins share a genomic window:
- the LOC137615198 gene encoding hepatic lectin-like isoform X2 yields MKELWHLSALGILLLIPSGEAYCPEGFVSFFADPSIPMETCLLFAMDRKREWHEAHTYCNSLRSELANLDDGELHWQVIDYIHRNPDMLDEAFHIGCTDEVTEGKWLWVNGSPVRMGPPHWFYNQPDGGTRENYCCLYYDDFLYSSCVNRQTMYTICQI; encoded by the exons TTTTGCTCCTGATCCCATCGGGAGAAGCTT ATTGTCCAGAAGGCTTTGTTTCGTTTTTCGCGGATCCCAGCATTCCGATGGAGACGTGTTTATTGTTTGCTATGGATCGGAAGAGAGAGTGGCACGAAGCTCATACATACTGCAATTCTTTACGTAGTGAGCTGGCAAATTTAGATGATGGAGAACTGCATTGGCAAGTCATTGATTACATTCATAGGAATCCAG ATATGTTAGACGAAGCGTTCCATATTGGTTGCACTGACGAGGTTACTGAAGGGAA GTGGCTTTGGGTAAACGGCAGTCCAGTTCGCATGGGCCCCCCTCACTGGTTTTACAATCAACCTGATGGTGGGACAAGAGAGAACTATTGCTGTTTATACTATGACGATTTCTTGTACAGTTCTTGCGTTAACCGTCAGACAATGTATACAATATGTCAGATTTAA
- the LOC137615198 gene encoding perlucin-like protein isoform X1 — MKELWHLSALGILLLIPSGEASTDCPEGFVSFFADPSIPMETCLLFAMDRKREWHEAHTYCNSLRSELANLDDGELHWQVIDYIHRNPDMLDEAFHIGCTDEVTEGKWLWVNGSPVRMGPPHWFYNQPDGGTRENYCCLYYDDFLYSSCVNRQTMYTICQI, encoded by the exons TTTTGCTCCTGATCCCATCGGGAGAAGCTT CCACAGATTGTCCAGAAGGCTTTGTTTCGTTTTTCGCGGATCCCAGCATTCCGATGGAGACGTGTTTATTGTTTGCTATGGATCGGAAGAGAGAGTGGCACGAAGCTCATACATACTGCAATTCTTTACGTAGTGAGCTGGCAAATTTAGATGATGGAGAACTGCATTGGCAAGTCATTGATTACATTCATAGGAATCCAG ATATGTTAGACGAAGCGTTCCATATTGGTTGCACTGACGAGGTTACTGAAGGGAA GTGGCTTTGGGTAAACGGCAGTCCAGTTCGCATGGGCCCCCCTCACTGGTTTTACAATCAACCTGATGGTGGGACAAGAGAGAACTATTGCTGTTTATACTATGACGATTTCTTGTACAGTTCTTGCGTTAACCGTCAGACAATGTATACAATATGTCAGATTTAA
- the LOC137615198 gene encoding uncharacterized protein isoform X3, protein MKELWHLSALGILLLIPSGEASTDCPEGFVSFFADPSIPMETCLLFAMDRKREWHEAHTYCNSLRSELANLDDGELHWQVIDYIHRNPDMLDEAFHIGCTDEVTEGK, encoded by the exons TTTTGCTCCTGATCCCATCGGGAGAAGCTT CCACAGATTGTCCAGAAGGCTTTGTTTCGTTTTTCGCGGATCCCAGCATTCCGATGGAGACGTGTTTATTGTTTGCTATGGATCGGAAGAGAGAGTGGCACGAAGCTCATACATACTGCAATTCTTTACGTAGTGAGCTGGCAAATTTAGATGATGGAGAACTGCATTGGCAAGTCATTGATTACATTCATAGGAATCCAG ATATGTTAGACGAAGCGTTCCATATTGGTTGCACTGACGAGGTTACTGAAGGGAA GTGA